One window of the Bradyrhizobium sp. NP1 genome contains the following:
- a CDS encoding NAD+ synthase has protein sequence MTAQFSITLAQLNPTVGDVEGNAAKARAARAQAAADGADLVLLPELFIAGYPPEDLVLKPAFQAACRAAVEALARETADGGPAMLVGSPWVEDDKLYNAVALLDGGRIAALRFKANLPNYGVFDEKRLFARGPAAGPVTVRGVRVGVPICEDIWLEESEDYENVVECLAETGAEIIVVPNGSPYARDKGDVRLSIAVARVTESGLPLAYLNQVGGQDELVFDGASFVLNADLSVAAQLPAFQESITTLRWGKTDAGWRCSGPIAKIPDGDEADYAACVLGLRDYVRKTGFPGVLLGISGGIDSALCAAIAVDALGKDAVRGVMLPYRFTAQVSLDDAARLAAALGIRYEVLPIADAVEGFEKILSGVFKGLPRDITEENLQARARGTLLMAISNKTGAMVVTTGNKSEMSVGYATLYGDMNGGFNPIKDIYKTEVFRLSALRNRWKPDGALGPSGEVIPESIIVRPPTAELRENQTDQDSLPPYEVLDAVLERLVEREEPLASIIAAGFDADLVARIDRLLNIAEYKRRQAAPGVKVTRKNFGRDRRYPITNRFRDLGKALPVPDEKLVSRVGRASAEAFDG, from the coding sequence ATGACCGCTCAATTTTCGATCACGCTCGCCCAGCTCAATCCGACCGTCGGGGATGTCGAGGGTAACGCCGCCAAGGCCCGCGCCGCGCGCGCGCAGGCGGCGGCCGATGGCGCCGACCTCGTCCTGCTGCCGGAACTGTTCATTGCCGGTTATCCGCCTGAAGACCTCGTGCTCAAGCCCGCGTTCCAGGCGGCCTGCCGCGCGGCGGTCGAGGCGCTGGCCCGCGAGACCGCCGATGGCGGACCGGCGATGCTGGTCGGCAGCCCCTGGGTCGAGGACGACAAGCTCTACAACGCCGTGGCGCTGCTGGACGGCGGCCGCATCGCCGCCTTGCGCTTCAAGGCCAATTTGCCGAACTACGGCGTGTTCGACGAGAAGCGCCTGTTCGCGCGCGGACCCGCCGCGGGTCCCGTGACGGTTCGCGGCGTGCGGGTCGGCGTTCCCATCTGCGAGGACATCTGGCTCGAGGAATCCGAGGACTACGAGAACGTCGTCGAGTGCCTTGCCGAGACCGGCGCCGAAATCATCGTGGTGCCGAACGGTTCGCCTTACGCGCGCGACAAGGGCGACGTGCGGCTGTCGATTGCGGTGGCACGCGTCACCGAAAGCGGCCTGCCGCTCGCCTATCTCAACCAGGTCGGCGGCCAGGACGAGCTGGTGTTCGACGGCGCCTCCTTCGTGCTGAATGCGGATTTGTCGGTCGCCGCCCAACTGCCGGCGTTCCAGGAGAGCATCACGACCCTGCGCTGGGGCAAGACCGACGCCGGCTGGCGCTGCTCTGGCCCGATCGCGAAAATCCCTGATGGCGACGAGGCCGATTACGCGGCCTGCGTGCTTGGCCTGCGCGACTACGTCCGCAAGACCGGATTTCCCGGCGTGCTGCTCGGCATCTCCGGCGGCATCGACTCCGCGCTGTGCGCGGCGATCGCGGTCGACGCGCTCGGGAAGGACGCGGTGCGCGGCGTGATGCTGCCGTACCGTTTCACCGCGCAGGTGTCGCTCGACGACGCGGCGCGGCTGGCGGCCGCGCTCGGCATCCGCTACGAGGTGCTGCCGATCGCGGACGCGGTGGAGGGTTTCGAGAAGATCCTGTCCGGCGTGTTCAAGGGACTGCCGCGCGACATCACCGAGGAGAATTTGCAGGCGCGCGCCCGCGGCACGCTGCTGATGGCGATCTCCAACAAGACCGGCGCCATGGTGGTGACGACCGGCAACAAGTCGGAAATGTCGGTCGGCTACGCCACGCTCTATGGCGACATGAACGGCGGCTTCAATCCGATCAAGGACATCTACAAGACCGAGGTGTTCCGCCTCTCGGCGCTGCGCAACCGCTGGAAGCCGGACGGCGCGCTCGGACCCTCGGGCGAGGTCATCCCGGAAAGCATCATCGTCCGGCCGCCGACGGCGGAGTTGCGCGAGAACCAGACCGACCAGGACTCGCTGCCGCCTTACGAGGTGCTCGATGCCGTCCTGGAGCGGCTGGTCGAACGCGAGGAGCCGCTCGCCTCGATCATCGCGGCGGGCTTCGATGCTGATCTCGTGGCGCGCATCGACCGCCTGCTGAACATCGCCGAATACAAGCGCCGGCAGGCCGCGCCCGGCGTCAAGGTGACGCGCAAGAATTTCGGTCGCGATCGCCGCTATCCCATCACCAACCGCTTCCGCGATCTCGGCAAGGCGCTGCCGGTTCCCGACGAGAAGCTGGTGTCGCGCGTGGGCCGCGCCTCGGCGGAAGCGTTTGACGGTTAG
- a CDS encoding DUF2865 domain-containing protein, producing MPEQQTASLRRWILACAALLGGLASAPAAFAQMNPGAPPPPPAAATNPICPRLEAQLATIDRGGSNDPNKDEQIRRYQDAATRQQAELERVTSQAKRMGCDSSGFFSLFNGQSAQCGPVNNQIQQMRANLDQMTSSLERLRTGGSVDRDNQRRSVLIALAQNNCGPQYAAAVQQQGPSGPGGFLNNLFGGGNNAPGMPVPADLGPPSGTYRTVCVRTCDGAYFPISFATVPTRFPDDEKTCKSLCPATDATLFAYRNPGEDMNQAVSIAGQPYSSLPNAFRFRTEFNPSCSCKAPGQTWSEALKSIDDKAAAEQQGDIIVTEESARKMQQRAQQTKGAAGAGKKGAPAATANTPPAPDPSQPAADPATAGKDRPIRSVGPTFLPNNAPATTR from the coding sequence ATGCCAGAACAGCAGACTGCCTCTCTCCGCCGATGGATCCTCGCCTGCGCCGCGTTGCTCGGCGGGCTTGCGTCCGCTCCTGCCGCGTTCGCGCAGATGAACCCCGGCGCGCCGCCCCCGCCGCCTGCGGCGGCCACCAACCCGATCTGTCCCCGGCTGGAAGCGCAGCTCGCCACCATCGACCGTGGCGGCAGCAATGATCCGAACAAGGACGAGCAGATCCGCCGCTACCAGGACGCCGCCACCCGCCAGCAGGCCGAACTCGAGCGCGTCACCTCGCAGGCCAAGCGCATGGGCTGCGACAGCTCCGGCTTCTTCTCGCTGTTCAATGGCCAGTCCGCGCAATGCGGCCCGGTGAACAACCAGATCCAGCAGATGCGCGCCAATCTCGACCAGATGACCTCGAGCCTGGAGCGGCTGCGCACCGGCGGCAGCGTCGACCGCGACAACCAGCGCCGCTCCGTGCTGATTGCGCTGGCGCAGAACAATTGCGGGCCGCAATATGCCGCAGCCGTTCAGCAGCAGGGCCCCTCCGGCCCCGGCGGCTTCCTGAACAACCTGTTCGGTGGTGGCAACAACGCTCCCGGCATGCCGGTCCCGGCCGATCTCGGTCCGCCATCCGGCACCTACCGCACGGTGTGCGTGCGCACCTGCGACGGCGCCTATTTCCCGATCTCGTTCGCAACCGTGCCGACGCGCTTCCCTGACGACGAGAAGACCTGCAAGTCGCTGTGCCCGGCCACCGACGCAACGCTGTTCGCCTACCGCAATCCCGGCGAGGACATGAACCAGGCGGTTTCCATCGCGGGCCAGCCCTATTCGTCGCTGCCGAATGCGTTCCGCTTCCGCACCGAGTTCAATCCGTCCTGCTCCTGCAAGGCGCCCGGGCAGACCTGGTCGGAGGCGCTCAAATCGATCGACGACAAGGCGGCCGCCGAGCAGCAGGGCGACATCATCGTCACCGAAGAGAGCGCGCGGAAGATGCAGCAGCGCGCCCAGCAGACCAAGGGTGCAGCGGGTGCGGGCAAGAAGGGCGCGCCGGCGGCTACCGCGAACACGCCCCCTGCCCCTGACCCCTCGCAGCCCGCCGCCGATCCGGCAACTGCCGGCAAGGACCGGCCGATCCGCTCGGTCGGGCCGACCTTCCTGCCCAACAACGCGCCCGCCACCACGCGCTAG
- a CDS encoding alpha/beta fold hydrolase produces the protein MDTAALDDVFSDDITIPAADGYPLAATLFLPRGAKRHAVLISSATAVPRRIYRGFAGYLAHRGCAVLTYDYRGVGGSRQRAVEGYNRPRSLVGFKASMADWAALDITAAVAWMRERYHNLPLSYVGHSFGGQALGLLKNNGEISRALLVASQAAYWRLMASPERYRVYALLNFVGVPLTRLRGYAPGRMGIGEDLPKGVFLQWVKWVMSPRYLFDDSSLTTLGNFANYKGAMRALCFTDDPWATRPAVELLAGFYTGTAAEIISIRPAELAVEKIGHLGFFRPEHRDTLWRGAAEWLEGQ, from the coding sequence GTGGATACGGCGGCGCTGGACGACGTTTTCAGTGATGACATCACGATCCCCGCGGCCGACGGCTACCCGCTCGCCGCCACCCTGTTCCTGCCGCGGGGCGCCAAGCGGCATGCGGTGCTGATCAGCTCGGCGACCGCCGTGCCGCGCCGGATCTACCGCGGCTTTGCCGGCTACCTGGCGCATCGCGGCTGCGCCGTGCTCACCTACGACTATCGCGGCGTTGGCGGCTCGCGGCAGCGCGCGGTCGAAGGCTACAACCGGCCGCGATCGCTGGTCGGCTTCAAGGCCTCGATGGCCGACTGGGCCGCACTCGACATCACCGCCGCTGTCGCGTGGATGCGCGAGCGCTACCACAACCTGCCGCTCTCTTATGTCGGCCATTCCTTCGGCGGCCAGGCGCTTGGCCTGCTCAAGAACAACGGCGAGATATCGCGCGCGCTGCTCGTTGCCTCGCAGGCCGCCTACTGGAGGCTGATGGCCTCGCCGGAGCGCTACCGCGTCTACGCGCTGCTCAACTTCGTCGGCGTCCCCCTCACCCGGCTGCGGGGCTATGCCCCGGGGCGGATGGGGATCGGCGAGGACCTGCCCAAGGGCGTGTTCCTGCAATGGGTCAAATGGGTGATGAGCCCACGCTATCTGTTCGACGATTCCTCGCTCACGACGCTCGGCAATTTCGCCAACTACAAGGGCGCGATGCGCGCGCTGTGCTTCACCGACGATCCCTGGGCCACGCGGCCCGCGGTCGAGCTGCTCGCCGGCTTCTATACCGGGACGGCGGCGGAGATCATCTCCATCAGGCCTGCCGAGCTCGCGGTCGAGAAAATCGGGCATCTCGGTTTCTTCCGCCCCGAGCATCGCGACACGTTGTGGCGTGGTGCGGCGGAGTGGCTGGAGGGGCAGTGA
- a CDS encoding redoxin domain-containing protein, whose translation MNKPGLHPWIRLLVSSALCWHLHLAVVPGHAQSRFDGEGRVVAVDESHGTVTLDHGPISGLMPAMRMAFPVQHSEQLLGLQVGALVRFSLQARDLEWVIAAIEPVEDHPQPNLTSFPAPDFTLPTLSGAPIRFSDLRGKVVLLNFWATWCGSCRAEMPTIDGLYRRYKDRGLEVLAVNLDTAPIAKIQAFVGKAGVSLRVGLDPSSSTARSYRVLVLPTTYLIDRAGNVIVREVGGRDWLDGVSQRAVESLLQQPEATARR comes from the coding sequence ATGAACAAGCCTGGCCTGCATCCTTGGATTCGATTGCTGGTCTCATCCGCCCTCTGCTGGCATCTACATTTGGCCGTGGTCCCGGGGCATGCCCAATCCCGTTTCGATGGAGAGGGCCGCGTGGTAGCGGTGGACGAGAGCCACGGGACAGTGACGCTGGACCACGGTCCCATTTCCGGTCTCATGCCGGCCATGCGAATGGCCTTTCCGGTACAGCACTCTGAACAGCTTCTCGGACTTCAGGTGGGTGCGCTGGTCCGATTTTCCCTCCAGGCTCGCGATCTCGAATGGGTGATTGCTGCTATCGAGCCGGTCGAGGATCACCCGCAGCCTAATTTGACGAGCTTCCCGGCTCCTGACTTCACCTTGCCCACGCTGTCAGGGGCGCCGATCCGCTTCTCGGATCTACGGGGCAAAGTGGTCCTCCTCAACTTCTGGGCCACGTGGTGCGGGTCGTGTCGGGCAGAAATGCCGACCATCGATGGGCTATATCGGCGATATAAAGATCGCGGACTGGAAGTGCTGGCCGTCAATCTCGACACCGCACCCATCGCAAAGATCCAGGCATTCGTGGGCAAGGCAGGAGTATCGCTTCGCGTTGGGTTAGATCCGTCCTCGTCAACCGCACGGAGCTATCGGGTGCTTGTCCTGCCCACCACCTACCTTATCGATCGGGCGGGGAATGTAATCGTCCGCGAGGTCGGAGGGCGAGATTGGCTCGATGGCGTCAGCCAACGGGCCGTAGAGAGCCTCCTGCAACAACCCGAGGCCACCGCACGACGCTGA
- a CDS encoding class II 3-deoxy-7-phosphoheptulonate synthase has product MSERWTPDSWRARPVQQMPQYPDARALADVEAQLATFPPLVFAGEARNLKKALARVAAGEAFLLQGGDCAESFAEHGANNIRDFFRIFLQMAVVLTYAGAVPVVKIGRIAGQFAKPRSSATEKIDGVELPSYRGDIINDIAFTAEARNPDPVRQLMAYRQSAATLNLLRAFATGGFANLGSVHQWMLGFLKDSAQSRRYKELADRISEALNFMRACGLDLESHPELRATDFYTSHEALLLGYEQAFTRVDSTTGDWYATSGHFIWIGDRTRQLDHAHVEYFRGIKNPIGLKCGPSLKPDELLRLIDVLNPDNEPGRLTLINRFGADKVGDHLPGLIRAVTREGRSVVWSCDPMHGNTVTSSSGYKTRPFDRILSEVRAFFAIHAAEGSHAGGVHLEMTGQDVTECIGGARAITEEDLNDRYHTVCDPRLNAEQSIDLAFLIAELLKQERGNKVKPVPAAAGF; this is encoded by the coding sequence ATGTCCGAGCGGTGGACACCGGATAGCTGGCGCGCCCGGCCGGTGCAGCAGATGCCCCAATATCCCGACGCCCGCGCGTTGGCCGATGTCGAGGCGCAGCTCGCCACCTTTCCGCCGCTGGTCTTTGCCGGCGAGGCGCGCAATCTGAAGAAGGCGCTTGCGCGCGTCGCCGCGGGCGAAGCCTTCCTCCTGCAGGGCGGCGATTGCGCCGAAAGCTTCGCCGAGCACGGCGCCAACAACATCCGCGACTTCTTCCGCATCTTCCTGCAGATGGCGGTGGTGCTCACCTATGCCGGCGCGGTGCCGGTGGTGAAGATCGGCCGCATCGCCGGCCAGTTCGCCAAGCCGCGCTCGTCGGCCACCGAGAAGATCGATGGCGTCGAGCTGCCGAGCTATCGCGGCGACATCATCAACGACATCGCCTTCACCGCGGAAGCGCGCAACCCCGATCCGGTGCGCCAGTTGATGGCCTACCGGCAGTCGGCGGCGACGCTCAATCTGTTGCGTGCGTTCGCGACCGGCGGCTTTGCCAATCTCGGCAGCGTGCACCAGTGGATGCTCGGCTTCCTCAAGGACTCCGCGCAGTCGCGCCGCTACAAGGAGCTGGCGGATCGCATCTCCGAGGCGCTGAACTTCATGCGCGCCTGCGGGCTCGATCTGGAAAGCCACCCCGAGCTGCGCGCGACCGACTTCTACACCAGCCACGAGGCGCTGCTGCTCGGCTACGAGCAGGCCTTCACCCGCGTCGATTCCACGACCGGCGACTGGTATGCGACCTCGGGCCATTTCATCTGGATCGGCGATCGCACCCGCCAGCTCGATCACGCCCATGTCGAATATTTCCGCGGCATCAAGAATCCGATCGGCCTGAAATGCGGACCCTCGTTGAAGCCGGACGAGCTCTTGCGCCTGATCGACGTGCTCAATCCGGACAACGAGCCCGGACGGCTGACGCTGATCAACCGCTTCGGCGCCGACAAGGTCGGCGATCACCTGCCGGGGCTGATCCGCGCGGTGACGCGCGAAGGCCGCAGCGTCGTGTGGTCGTGTGATCCGATGCACGGCAACACCGTCACCTCGAGCTCCGGCTACAAGACAAGGCCGTTCGACCGCATCCTGTCGGAAGTGCGCGCGTTCTTTGCGATCCACGCCGCCGAAGGCAGCCATGCCGGCGGCGTCCATCTGGAGATGACGGGCCAGGACGTCACCGAATGCATCGGCGGCGCGCGCGCCATCACCGAAGAGGATCTCAACGACCGCTACCACACGGTCTGCGATCCACGGCTCAACGCCGAGCAGTCGATCGACCTCGCTTTCCTGATCGCCGAGCTGCTCAAGCAGGAGCGCGGCAACAAGGTCAAGCCGGTGCCGGCGGCGGCGGGGTTCTAG
- a CDS encoding diacylglycerol kinase produces MLRLWRATINTRNGLVFAVRSEQAVREELAALALSLPGAWLIGATTMRRVELVAVVAFVLVVELLNTAIEKLADRLTTDHDAQIGRVKDMGSAAVGVSLLMAGAFWLFALAERMGAF; encoded by the coding sequence TTGCTGCGGCTTTGGCGGGCCACGATCAACACGCGGAACGGCCTCGTCTTTGCGGTCCGCTCGGAGCAGGCCGTTCGCGAGGAGCTGGCGGCGCTCGCGCTGTCGCTGCCCGGCGCATGGCTGATCGGCGCCACGACCATGCGCCGAGTCGAGCTCGTGGCCGTCGTGGCCTTCGTCCTGGTGGTCGAGCTGCTCAACACCGCGATCGAGAAGCTCGCCGATCGGCTGACCACCGATCACGACGCGCAGATCGGCCGGGTCAAGGACATGGGCTCGGCCGCCGTCGGCGTCTCCCTGCTGATGGCCGGCGCGTTCTGGCTGTTCGCCCTCGCCGAGCGCATGGGCGCGTTCTAA
- a CDS encoding ABC transporter substrate-binding protein, translated as MKRLNVLIISLGIVLCLLGVPAGAADQKTFIMGYDPTGLTCHLGQYAVLVKGFFAEEGLRVRGIAALDNRTAVSEGRSHRLWVKTDAGLTEADFGYFDTDQLHHMVAGNVDYYIVDGNHFGCWSVMVAPDAPIQSAADLKGKTIEILPYAVEPFLLHGHMWLHHWLKAPGLDAPRDITLTTLPWEALPSLNDYVAEGFKTGKFDAVAIGEPRTSLLEDKHVARRLVTQNETTYNNEFCCLTVIKRAIVDNDPETAAKIARAFRHAREWAGQHPREAVLAAQAAGYYGAAVPVEASVKAAKSLGFDHQLDVAQALEQAFKTRIESGAIKTNKTPQELVRLYYRKIE; from the coding sequence ATGAAACGCCTCAACGTACTCATCATCAGTTTGGGAATCGTCCTCTGCTTGTTAGGGGTGCCGGCTGGCGCCGCGGACCAGAAGACTTTCATCATGGGCTACGACCCGACGGGGCTGACCTGTCACCTCGGTCAGTATGCGGTTCTCGTGAAAGGCTTCTTCGCCGAAGAAGGCCTGCGGGTCCGGGGCATCGCCGCGCTCGACAATCGCACTGCCGTCTCCGAGGGCAGATCCCATCGGCTCTGGGTGAAGACCGACGCGGGGCTCACCGAGGCCGATTTCGGCTATTTCGACACGGACCAGCTTCATCACATGGTGGCCGGGAATGTCGACTACTACATCGTCGACGGCAACCACTTCGGCTGCTGGTCGGTGATGGTCGCGCCGGACGCCCCGATCCAGTCCGCCGCTGACCTCAAGGGGAAGACGATCGAGATCCTTCCATATGCCGTCGAGCCGTTCCTGTTGCACGGTCATATGTGGCTTCACCATTGGCTGAAGGCACCCGGGCTGGATGCTCCCAGAGACATCACACTGACGACCTTGCCCTGGGAGGCACTGCCGAGTCTGAACGACTACGTGGCGGAGGGGTTCAAGACGGGGAAGTTCGACGCGGTCGCCATTGGAGAGCCCCGCACATCGCTGCTGGAGGACAAGCATGTCGCCCGGCGGCTCGTCACCCAGAACGAAACAACGTACAATAATGAGTTTTGCTGTCTCACGGTCATCAAGCGCGCGATCGTCGATAACGACCCCGAGACCGCGGCCAAGATCGCACGGGCATTCAGGCACGCAAGGGAGTGGGCCGGCCAGCACCCGCGCGAGGCGGTCCTCGCCGCACAGGCGGCCGGCTACTATGGGGCGGCGGTCCCGGTTGAGGCGTCGGTCAAAGCCGCGAAAAGCCTCGGCTTTGATCACCAGCTCGACGTCGCTCAGGCGTTGGAGCAGGCGTTCAAGACGCGGATCGAATCCGGCGCCATCAAGACCAACAAGACACCGCAAGAGCTGGTCCGCCTGTACTACCGCAAGATCGAGTGA